The region CCCGAACTCCAGCGCACCATGCTGGTCCTTCGTTACTACGAGGGCCGCACGGACCCGGAGATCGCGGAGATCCTCGACATCAGTGTCGGCACGGTGAAGTCGAGCATCTGGCGGTCGCTGCGCCGGATGCGTGAGGACGAGGTCCTCAGCTTCGGCCGTGACGAGGAGGAGTCCTTCGGGGAGCTCGTCGCCTGAAGGTCTGTGGGGGAGCGGGCAACCGGTAGTACCGGTTGGTACGGGGGAGCAGTACCGGGGGGAAAACCAACGGGGTCGGGGGACCCCTGAGGAGCACGGGGGAAACGAGAAAAGGTCCGGGCGGACGGGGGGTCCGCCTGGGCCTCTTTTCGTGTGGTGGCCCCCTTCGGCGAGGGGCCTCCTCACGTGTCCTCGCGCAGGGACTCTGACTACGCCGGTGCCGTGCAGCGTCCTGCGGCAGCCGCGGCCAGTCGGCCCAGGGCCTCGGCCTTGTCACAGGGGTGCGCGCCCAGCGCGCTCTGCCGGGCCACGATGGAACGTTCGGAGCGCATCAGGCGCCAGCCGCGGCGCAGCAGGAACGGCACCGACTTGCGGCCCTCCCGCAGATCCCGCAGGAAGCGGCGGCGGAACGTGGTCAGCGGGCCGCGCGACAGACACAGCGCGTCGGCCAGGATCCCCAGCTCCCGGCAGCGCTCGACGATCTCGGCGGCGAAGATGCCCTCCGCGATGAACAGCGGCGTCCGCTCGATGTGCAGCGCCTCCGCGCCGGTACGGGCGCTCAGCGAGATGTCGTAGACGGGAATGGTCGTACGTCCCGTACGGCACAGCTCCTCGATCGCCGCGACCGCGATGTCCGCGTCCCACGACTGCGGATGGTCCCAGTCGATGTCGGAGCTGCCCTCGACCTGGGGGAGCGTCGGGTCGGTGCCCTCTTTGTAGAAGTCGTCGAGGCGGAGCACGGGGAGTCCGGAGTCGGCCGCGAGAAGGGACTTTCCAGAGCCGGAGGGGCCGCAGAGCAGCACCACACGGGTGGGTATCGGAGGATGGGAACCCAATTCTCTGTACCTTCTGTGACTCGGCCGGGCCACGCCGCGCTTCGGCGGGCCTCCGGAACATTATCCCGAAGGATTATCGGGGTTACGTCCGTATGTCTGTTGACCCGCACAGGGGAATCCGCCGCCATCGCCGCCCGCGGCGGCATCTGGTTCAACTACTCTGCGTGCGATTCCCGTTGCTCTCCGCCCGCATTCGCTCACGCTCACCGAAGAGGACATCCGATGGCGCGACACGCACACCAACAGACCCCCCTGGCCCGCACCACCGCGCGCGTCGCCGTCGCGCTCGGGGTGGTCGCCGCCGGTGCGGCCGCCGCCGCGAGTCCGGCCGTCGCGGACGCGGCCCCCGCCGTGGATCTGACGCGCACCCAGCCGACCTCGCTGGGACACCTCGACCCGCAGGCGGGCCTGGGGGTCCTGACCGGCTCGGTGGGATATGTCACCGGTCCGATCGCGGGCCTCAAGCCCAACCCGCTCGCCGGCACGGGGGTCGACCCGCTCGACAACGGGGTGGGCACCCAGCTCGCGGACTTCAAGCCGCTGACCTCGCGGGCCCTGACGGGGCCGCTGGCGCAGGCGCAGTCGGTGGGGAGCGTGCCGGTGGCGGGACAGGCGTTGGGGTTGCTGGGGGGTGTGTGAGTCGCCGGGAGGGGTGAGCTTCCCCGTGCCCCGGGACGGGGCACGGGGAACCGCTCAGTAGGACGAGCCGGAGGCGCCGAGCGCGCCCGTCGGGTGCCAGACCGTCTTCGTCTCCAGGAAGGCCGTCAGGCGCTCGATGCCGGGCGTCCGTGAATAATCCACAGCCTGTGGACGGACGACCCGCTTCAGGTTGTCGGCCGCGGCGATCTCCAGCTCCTTCGCCAGTACGTCGTCCGCGCCCGCGAGGTCGATCGCGTTGACGTCCTGGTGCGCGGCGAGGGGAGCGGCGATCTCCGCCGTCCTGCCGGAGAGGACGTTGACGACACCGCCCGGCAGGTCGGACGTGGCCAGCACCTCGCCCAGCGACAGCGCCGGGAGTGGGGACTTCTCGCTCGCGATCACGACCACCGTGTTGCCGGTCGCGATCACCGGGGCGATCACCGAGACCAGGCCCAGGAAGGACGACTCCTGGGGCGCGAGGACGGTGACGACGCCCGTCGGCTCCGGGGTGGACAGGTTGAAGAAGGGACCCGCGACCGGGTTGCCGCCGCCCACCACCTGGGCGATCTTGTCGGTCCAGCCCGCGTACCAGACCCAGCGGTCGATCGCCGCGTCGACGACCGCGGCAGCCTTGGACTTCGACAGGCCCTCCGCGTCCGCGACCTCACGGACGAACTGGTCCTTGCGACCCTCCAGCATCTCGGCGACGCGGTAGAGGATCTGACCGCGGTTGTACGCCGTCGCACCGGACCAGCCGCCGAACGCCTTGCGGGCGGCGACCACCGCGTCACGGGCGTCCTTGCGGGAGGAGAGGGGCGCGTTGGCCAGCCACTTGCCCTTGGAGTCCGTCACCTCGTACACCCGGCCGCTCTCGGAACGCGGGAACTTCCCGCCCACGTACAGCTTGTAGGTCTTGAAGACGCTCAGTCGCTGCTGCTCGGTCTTGTCGGTCTTCTCAGACATCGAGGTACGCCTCCAGGCCGTGGCGACCGCCCTCGCGGCCGAAGCCCGACTCCTTGTAACCGCCGAACGGCGAGGTCGGGTCGAACTTGTTGAACGTGTTGGACCAGATGACGCCCGCGCGCAGCTTGCTCGCGACGGCGAGGATCCGGGAGCCCTTCTCGGTCCAGATGCCGGCGGAGAGGCCGTACTGGGAGTTGTTGGCCTTGGCGACGGCCTCGTCGGGGGTCCGGAAGGTGAGGACGGACAGGACAGGGCCGAAGATCTCGTCGCGCGCGATGGTGTGCGCCTGGGTGACGTTCGTGAAGAGCGTCGGGGCGAACCAGTAGCCGGAGGAGGGGAGTTCACAGGCCGGGGACCAGCGCTCGGCGCCCTCGGCCTCGCCCTGCTCGACGAGCGAGGTGATACGGGACAGCTGCTCGGCGGAGTTGATCGCGCCGATGTCCGTGTTCTTGTCCAGGGGGTCGCCGAGGCGGAGGGTGGACAGACGGCGCTTGAGCGAGTCCAGCAGCTCGTCGTGGATCGACTCCTGGACGAGGAGACGGGAGCCCGCGCAGCAGACCTGGCCCTGGTTGAAGAAGATGCCGGTGACGACGCCCTCGACGGCCTGGTCGATGGGGGCGTCGTCGAAGACGATGTTCGCGCCCTTGCCGCCGAGTTCGAGGGTCACCTTCTTGTCCGTGCCCGCGACCTGGCGGGCGATCGCCTTGCCGACGGCGGTGGAGCCGGTGAAGGCCACCTTGTTCACGTCGGGGTGCTCGACGAGCGCGGCGCCCGCGTCGCCGTATCCCGGAAGGATGTTGACGACGCCCTTGGGCAGGCCCGCCTGGCGGCAGATGTCCGCGAAGAACAGGGCGGAGAGGGGGGTGGTCTCGGCGGGCTTGAGGACCACGGTGTTGCCGGTGGCGAGCGCGGGGGCGATCTTCCACGCCAGCATCAGGAGGGGGAAGTTCCAGGGGATGACCTGGCCCGCGACGCCCAGCGGGCGGGGGTTCGCGCCGAAGCCCGCGTGGTCGAGCTTGTCGGCCCAGCCCGCGTAGTAGAAGAAGTGCGCGGCGACCAGGGGGAGGTCGGCGTCGCGGGTCTCCTTGATCGGCTTGCCGTTGTCGAGGGTCTCCAGGACGGCGAGCTCGCGGGAGCGCTCCTGGATGATCCGGGCGATGCGGAAGAGGTACTTGGCGCGCTCGGAGCCCGGCAGGGCCGACCACTTCTCGAAGGCCCTGCGGGCGGCCTTCACGGCGCGGTCCACGTCCTCCGCGCCCGCCTGGGCGACCTCGGACAGGACCTCTTCGGTGGAGGGGGAGACGGTCTTGAAGACCTTGCCGTCCGCGGCCTCGGTGAACTCGCCGTCGATGAACAGGCCGTAGGAGGGCGCGATGTCGACGACGGAGCGGGACTCGGGCGCCGGTGCGTACTCGAAAGCGGATGCGGATGCCATGGTGATCAGTCCACCGTCACGTAGTCGGGGCCGGAGTAGCGGCCGGTGGCCAGCTTCTGACGCTGCATCAGCAGGTCGTTCAGGAGCGAGGACGCGCCGAAGCGGAACCAGTGGTTGTCCAGCCAGTCCGCGCCCGCGGTCTCGTTCACCAGGACCAGGAACTTGATGGCGTCCTTGGTGGTGCGGATGCCGCCGGCGGGCTTCACGCCGACCTGGACGCCGGTCTGGGCGCGGAAGTCGCGGACCGCCTCCAGCATGAGGAGCGTGTTCGCCGGGGTCGCGTTGACGGCGACCTTGCCGGTCGAGGTCTTGATGAAGTCCGCGCCGGCCAGCATGCCGAGCCAGCTCGCGCGGCGGATGTTGTCGTACGTCGAGAGCTCGCCGGTCTCGAAGATGACCTTCAGGCGGGCGCTGGTCCCGCAGGCCTCCTTCACGGCGGTGATCTCGTCGTACACCTTCATGTACTTGCCCGCGAGGAACGCCCCGCGGTCGATGACCATGTCGATCTCGTCCGCGCCGGCGGCGACAGCGTCGCGTACGTCGGCGAGCTTCACGTCGAGGGCCGCGCGGCCGGCCGGGAAGGCGGTGGCGACCGAGGCGACCTTCACGCCGGAGCCGGCGACGGCTTCCTTGGCGGTGGCCACCATGTCGGGGTACACGCAGACGGCCGCGGTGGAGGGCGTCGTACGGTCCGTGGGGTCGGGGTGGACCGCCTTGGCGCCGAGCGCCCGGACCTTGCCCGGGGTGTCCGCGCCTTCCAGCGTCGTCAGGTCGACCATCGAGATGGCGAGGTCGATGGCGTAGGCCTTCGCGGTCGTCTTGATGGAACGGGTTCCGAGCGAGGCGGCGCGCGCCTCCAGGCCGACCGTGTCGACGCCGGGGAGCCCGTGGAGGAAGCGGCGCAGCGTGCTGTCCGACGCGGTTACGTCGCCGAGTGCGGGTGCAGTGGTGGGCATGGTCACGAGCTGAGCATATCTACGCGCGTAGCGGCTGTACAGCCCCGGGTACGGGTGTGGGGGAGCCCACGCCCGGACGCTCCCTGCCCCTACCCTCCCCCTGCTCGGCTTCACTCGAGCAGGGGGACTCCATCATCCCCAGGGGCTCCGCCCCTACCCTCCCCCATCGTCCGAAGGGCTCGCTCTCGAACGCGGGGTGCGCCGAGGCTTTTAGGGGCGCGGGGAACTGCGCGATCGGCCCGCACTCGTCCGCAGCCGGGCGACCTGGAGTGGGCGGGGATTCGGGGCGCAGCCCCGCCCGGGCGTGGGGACCGCGCGATCAGTCCTCGGCCACCCGCAGACGAACGAATCCCCGCCCGCCCGTGGCGACGCGGCGGCGTGGGGCGGGGGTGAAGGAAGTGTTCAGGGGGCGTCGGGCAGAATCGGTGGCATGACGACCCCGGATGACCAGCCACCCGTGCCGGACGCCTCGCGACCCGAGTCGCAGGACCGGATCTACCGGTCGCACGCCGGTATCGCGGGCGGCGTACTGCTGCTCGCCATCACGGGCTGGCTCGGCATCGACGCGCTGGTCTCCGGCCACGGCCGCACCCCCTGGCTGGCTCTCGCCGCGCTGATCCTCCTGGTTCCGCTGGTGGCCGCCTTCACCCTGCGCCCCGCCGTCTACGCCAACGAGGACCGGCTGCGCGTCCGTAACCCGTTCCGTGTCGTCGTGCTGCCCTGGAGCAAGGTCGCCTCACTGCGCTCCGGGTACTCCAACGAGGTGGTCGACGCCGAGGGCGCCAAGTTCCAGCTCTGGGCGATCCCCGTCTCCCTGCGCGCCCGCAAGGCCGCGGCCCGACGGCAGGCGCGCAACGCCGCCGCGGACAGCAGCGGCCGCACCTCCTCGGTGGCGAGCGGGCCCACCCGTTCGCACTCCGACCAGGTCATGGACGACCTGCGCGAACTCGCCGAGGCCCGGGCGGCCGCGGAGGGCGCGCAGGGCGAGGTGAGCGTGCGGTGGGCGTACGAGGTCATCGGTCCCGCGCTCGCGGGAGCCGTGGTCCTGGCGATCCTGCTGGCGGTGGGGTGACACCAGGGGGGTGCGGCGGACGGGTGTCCGTCGTCGCCCAGGTCGGGCCCTGCGGGCCCTGACCCGTCGCTCCGTACGGCATCAGGCCGCCCGTGTTCCCGGTCCCGTACGGCATGAGGCCCCCGTGTTCCGGACCCTGCACGCCGTCGGGCCGCTCGTGTCCCTGGTCCCGTCGCCGTCGGGCCGCCCGCGTTCCCGGACCCGTCGCCGTCATGTCGCCGGTGTTCCCCGTCCCGTGCGGCGCCGGGCCGCCCCCGAGGGGTGCCCGGCGCCGTTCGCTCGGGGTCAGCCGACCACGTCGACGAAGGTGCCCGCCGACACCGCGGCCGCGGTGTCGGCCGTGCCGGCGTAGGACCAGCGGTAGGAGCCGTCGGTGTAGGCGCGGACGGTGGTGGAGAGGGTGCCGCCGGTCACGGTCGGCACGGTCTTGAGCGTGCAGTACGTGCTGCTGCCCTTCGGGCGGAACTGCAGGCTCACGGGCCGGCCGGCCGCGGCGCCGACGGACGTGCCGGTCGCCCAGTCCGCGTTGCGCACGCCGCCCGTGACGGTGAGGACGCGGCCCCACTTCACCGGCTTGGGAGTGGCCTCGACGGTCACCTGGCTGT is a window of Streptomyces sp. NBC_00271 DNA encoding:
- a CDS encoding uridine kinase family protein, which encodes MGSHPPIPTRVVLLCGPSGSGKSLLAADSGLPVLRLDDFYKEGTDPTLPQVEGSSDIDWDHPQSWDADIAVAAIEELCRTGRTTIPVYDISLSARTGAEALHIERTPLFIAEGIFAAEIVERCRELGILADALCLSRGPLTTFRRRFLRDLREGRKSVPFLLRRGWRLMRSERSIVARQSALGAHPCDKAEALGRLAAAAAGRCTAPA
- a CDS encoding aldehyde dehydrogenase family protein, whose amino-acid sequence is MSEKTDKTEQQRLSVFKTYKLYVGGKFPRSESGRVYEVTDSKGKWLANAPLSSRKDARDAVVAARKAFGGWSGATAYNRGQILYRVAEMLEGRKDQFVREVADAEGLSKSKAAAVVDAAIDRWVWYAGWTDKIAQVVGGGNPVAGPFFNLSTPEPTGVVTVLAPQESSFLGLVSVIAPVIATGNTVVVIASEKSPLPALSLGEVLATSDLPGGVVNVLSGRTAEIAAPLAAHQDVNAIDLAGADDVLAKELEIAAADNLKRVVRPQAVDYSRTPGIERLTAFLETKTVWHPTGALGASGSSY
- a CDS encoding aldehyde dehydrogenase family protein, which gives rise to MASASAFEYAPAPESRSVVDIAPSYGLFIDGEFTEAADGKVFKTVSPSTEEVLSEVAQAGAEDVDRAVKAARRAFEKWSALPGSERAKYLFRIARIIQERSRELAVLETLDNGKPIKETRDADLPLVAAHFFYYAGWADKLDHAGFGANPRPLGVAGQVIPWNFPLLMLAWKIAPALATGNTVVLKPAETTPLSALFFADICRQAGLPKGVVNILPGYGDAGAALVEHPDVNKVAFTGSTAVGKAIARQVAGTDKKVTLELGGKGANIVFDDAPIDQAVEGVVTGIFFNQGQVCCAGSRLLVQESIHDELLDSLKRRLSTLRLGDPLDKNTDIGAINSAEQLSRITSLVEQGEAEGAERWSPACELPSSGYWFAPTLFTNVTQAHTIARDEIFGPVLSVLTFRTPDEAVAKANNSQYGLSAGIWTEKGSRILAVASKLRAGVIWSNTFNKFDPTSPFGGYKESGFGREGGRHGLEAYLDV
- the deoC gene encoding deoxyribose-phosphate aldolase, whose translation is MPTTAPALGDVTASDSTLRRFLHGLPGVDTVGLEARAASLGTRSIKTTAKAYAIDLAISMVDLTTLEGADTPGKVRALGAKAVHPDPTDRTTPSTAAVCVYPDMVATAKEAVAGSGVKVASVATAFPAGRAALDVKLADVRDAVAAGADEIDMVIDRGAFLAGKYMKVYDEITAVKEACGTSARLKVIFETGELSTYDNIRRASWLGMLAGADFIKTSTGKVAVNATPANTLLMLEAVRDFRAQTGVQVGVKPAGGIRTTKDAIKFLVLVNETAGADWLDNHWFRFGASSLLNDLLMQRQKLATGRYSGPDYVTVD
- a CDS encoding PH domain-containing protein — protein: MTTPDDQPPVPDASRPESQDRIYRSHAGIAGGVLLLAITGWLGIDALVSGHGRTPWLALAALILLVPLVAAFTLRPAVYANEDRLRVRNPFRVVVLPWSKVASLRSGYSNEVVDAEGAKFQLWAIPVSLRARKAAARRQARNAAADSSGRTSSVASGPTRSHSDQVMDDLRELAEARAAAEGAQGEVSVRWAYEVIGPALAGAVVLAILLAVG